One genomic segment of Paenibacillus xylanexedens includes these proteins:
- the dnaI gene encoding primosomal protein DnaI translates to MESLGGLLQQLNPAFREQSRRIAAELMENPYVREFRAGHPELQDAQLMTDLSKLFQYAKDSKNCANCPGLDNCPNDFQGHFCKLEVEHFNGKPEIIDIKAPCSKHIARQNEHIIKQRIRSFYVDERALSAGYNDVEIMGKDRMRAPAVNQVLRYISETKENGLSPQGLFLEGTFGTGKTFLMCYLLHELAVAGHTGVIIYMPDFVEDLKSMISEGQKLKEMTDILKSCDLLIFDDIGAENLNPWVRDHVMGSILNYRMNRKPTFYTSNYNLDGLEKHLSFTNRDGEEMNKGQRLMDRIRPFVDVISVRGENQRGKR, encoded by the coding sequence ATGGAATCCTTGGGAGGACTGCTTCAGCAGCTGAACCCTGCCTTTCGTGAGCAATCGCGGCGGATTGCGGCGGAATTGATGGAAAATCCGTACGTACGTGAATTCCGCGCAGGTCATCCTGAACTGCAAGATGCACAGCTCATGACCGATCTGAGCAAGCTGTTTCAGTACGCTAAAGACTCTAAGAACTGTGCGAATTGTCCGGGACTCGACAACTGTCCTAACGATTTTCAGGGCCACTTTTGCAAACTGGAAGTAGAACATTTTAACGGTAAACCCGAAATCATAGATATAAAAGCACCTTGTTCCAAACATATCGCCCGGCAAAATGAACATATCATTAAGCAACGAATTCGCAGTTTCTATGTGGACGAGCGTGCGCTCAGTGCCGGATACAACGATGTAGAGATTATGGGCAAGGATCGGATGCGTGCTCCGGCAGTAAATCAGGTGCTTCGTTATATTAGCGAGACCAAGGAGAATGGATTATCTCCGCAAGGACTGTTTCTGGAAGGAACATTCGGGACAGGCAAGACGTTTCTGATGTGTTATCTGCTGCATGAACTGGCGGTTGCAGGCCACACGGGTGTCATTATTTATATGCCTGATTTTGTGGAGGATCTGAAATCCATGATCAGTGAAGGGCAGAAGCTGAAGGAAATGACGGATATTTTGAAAAGTTGTGATCTGCTTATCTTTGATGATATCGGGGCAGAGAATCTGAACCCTTGGGTTCGGGATCATGTGATGGGGTCCATTCTGAACTATCGGATGAATCGTAAACCTACGTTCTATACGTCCAATTACAATCTGGATGGGCTTGAGAAACACCTTAGCTTTACCAACCGGGACGGCGAGGAAATGAATAAAGGCCAGCGTCTCATGGACCGGATTCGTCCATTCGTGGATGTTATCTCCGTTCGGGGTGAGAATCAGCGCGGCAAACGTTGA
- a CDS encoding alpha-mannosidase — MTKKKRAHIISHTHWDREWYLPYEKHHMRLVQLVDSLLDQLDEGSDYKSFYLDGQTIIIDDYLQVRPEQKERLEKHIRNGRIVIGPWYILQDAFLTSGEANVRNMQVGHKDAKRHGTPSKIGYFPDTFGLVGQTPQLMQQSGIDNVFFGRGVKPTGFNNTVSDAGYESSFSELMWEGPDGSKVLGVLFANWYSNGNEVPVGEESARKFWETKLADAEKYASTNELLYMNGCDHQPIQRDLPEAIRMAEQLYPDIEFIHSNFPDYLEALRASSEHELSTVKGELRSQRTDGWGTLVNTASARVYLKQMNQLGQTILEKVAEPLATYAYLLGHAYPHDQLTYAWKTLMQNHPHDSICGCSVDEVHREMVTRFDKSRHVAEALIEESTSQITTAVDTSIFERYGEQARPVVVFNTTGWERSGVVQMELDAARLYFRDGHTLEEMATQMKAVDLSDRVLVDENGNHIPCTVEDLGLQFGYDLPDDRFRQPYSCRRVRIRFETENVAAFGLKTYALVNVADDAKSGTPSKTTTLLRGERGMENQYMIVTIADNGSFTITDKRTGRTYKDLGVYENVGDIGNEYMFKQPENEVARTTEALQAEIRILEDTSYSASFEVIHHWEIPESADEMLDQEQRELIYYPHRKAQRSTKMIPLQIRTVISLSCNGKGVQMETTFNNQAKDHRVRALFPTDLVSAVHHVDSMFEIATRDNKPAPEWQNPSNTQHQQNFVDVSEKDAGLVVANLGLNEYEVLQDGRNTIAVTLLRAVGELGDWGLFPTPEAQCLGEHTFQIEIIPHDGNGAASGAYIEAYQFQVPWTLAQTEVHTGYLTPNNTPFAWQGDGLAFSSLKVNEDSGDVMLRWFNMTTDSATLKLAASQANAQSFETAYKSNILEEEGEILHLNSIEEASTLSFASKEWNIQTGSCEIVTVGLRR; from the coding sequence ATGACCAAGAAAAAGAGAGCACATATTATTTCGCATACCCACTGGGATCGGGAATGGTACTTGCCGTATGAGAAGCATCATATGCGTCTTGTTCAGCTCGTCGATTCACTGTTGGATCAGCTGGATGAAGGATCAGACTATAAAAGCTTTTATTTGGATGGACAAACGATTATCATCGATGACTATCTTCAGGTTCGCCCGGAGCAGAAGGAACGACTGGAGAAGCATATCCGCAATGGACGGATTGTGATTGGACCATGGTACATCTTGCAGGATGCGTTTCTGACGAGTGGAGAAGCCAATGTGCGCAACATGCAGGTTGGACATAAGGACGCCAAGCGTCATGGAACCCCTTCGAAGATTGGTTACTTTCCCGATACATTTGGATTGGTTGGGCAGACTCCGCAGCTGATGCAACAATCAGGCATTGATAATGTATTCTTTGGGCGTGGTGTGAAGCCTACGGGATTTAATAATACGGTATCGGATGCCGGATATGAATCAAGCTTCTCGGAGCTGATGTGGGAAGGACCAGACGGATCGAAAGTGCTCGGCGTATTGTTTGCCAACTGGTACTCCAACGGAAATGAAGTTCCAGTAGGTGAGGAATCGGCCCGCAAGTTCTGGGAAACCAAGCTTGCAGATGCCGAGAAATATGCATCAACCAATGAGCTGCTGTACATGAACGGATGTGATCACCAACCGATTCAGCGAGACCTGCCAGAAGCTATTCGCATGGCTGAACAATTGTATCCCGATATCGAGTTCATTCACTCGAACTTTCCGGATTATCTGGAAGCTTTGAGAGCATCGTCTGAACATGAACTGTCCACGGTCAAAGGCGAACTGCGCAGCCAGCGTACCGATGGCTGGGGAACTCTGGTGAACACGGCTTCGGCTCGTGTGTATCTGAAACAGATGAACCAGCTGGGCCAGACGATCCTGGAAAAAGTGGCTGAACCCCTGGCAACCTATGCCTATCTGCTTGGGCATGCCTATCCACATGATCAACTGACCTATGCCTGGAAAACGCTGATGCAGAATCACCCGCATGACAGCATCTGTGGATGCAGTGTGGACGAGGTGCATCGCGAGATGGTGACACGGTTTGATAAGAGCCGTCATGTAGCAGAGGCTTTAATTGAAGAGAGCACCAGCCAGATTACTACAGCTGTCGATACCTCCATATTTGAGCGTTACGGCGAGCAGGCTCGACCTGTTGTGGTATTTAATACAACGGGTTGGGAACGCAGCGGTGTAGTTCAGATGGAACTGGACGCGGCTCGGTTGTATTTCCGGGATGGACATACGTTGGAAGAGATGGCGACGCAGATGAAAGCCGTTGACCTGTCAGACCGCGTACTTGTAGATGAAAATGGTAACCACATTCCATGTACGGTGGAGGATCTGGGTCTGCAATTCGGCTATGATCTGCCGGATGATCGCTTCCGCCAACCGTATAGCTGTCGGCGCGTTCGTATTCGTTTTGAAACAGAGAATGTAGCTGCATTTGGCCTGAAAACCTATGCATTGGTCAACGTTGCGGATGATGCTAAGAGTGGTACTCCGTCGAAAACGACTACGCTGTTGCGTGGTGAACGTGGTATGGAAAATCAATATATGATCGTCACGATTGCAGACAACGGTTCATTCACAATCACAGACAAACGAACAGGCCGGACTTATAAGGACCTTGGCGTGTACGAAAATGTGGGTGATATCGGTAATGAATACATGTTCAAGCAGCCAGAGAACGAAGTGGCACGGACAACTGAAGCACTTCAGGCTGAGATTCGAATCCTTGAGGATACATCGTACTCTGCCTCGTTCGAAGTGATTCATCATTGGGAAATACCGGAGTCTGCGGATGAGATGCTGGATCAGGAACAGCGAGAACTGATTTATTATCCACATCGCAAAGCCCAGCGTTCAACTAAAATGATTCCGCTCCAGATTCGTACAGTGATATCACTGAGTTGTAATGGAAAAGGAGTACAAATGGAAACAACCTTCAACAATCAGGCGAAGGATCATCGGGTGCGTGCTCTTTTCCCAACGGATCTTGTATCTGCTGTTCATCATGTGGATTCCATGTTCGAAATTGCAACGCGTGATAACAAGCCTGCACCGGAGTGGCAAAATCCAAGCAATACACAGCATCAACAGAATTTTGTGGATGTGAGTGAAAAGGACGCCGGATTGGTCGTTGCCAATCTGGGCCTGAATGAATATGAAGTCCTTCAGGATGGTCGCAACACCATCGCGGTTACGCTGCTTCGTGCTGTAGGCGAACTCGGAGACTGGGGTTTGTTCCCGACACCTGAAGCACAATGCCTTGGTGAACATACATTTCAGATCGAGATCATTCCGCATGATGGCAATGGTGCAGCGTCAGGTGCATATATCGAGGCCTATCAGTTCCAGGTTCCTTGGACGCTGGCACAAACCGAAGTACACACGGGTTATCTGACACCTAACAACACACCGTTTGCATGGCAAGGAGACGGTTTAGCATTTTCCTCACTCAAGGTAAATGAGGATTCCGGCGATGTCATGCTACGCTGGTTCAATATGACCACCGACTCTGCCACGTTGAAGCTTGCTGCTTCGCAAGCGAATGCACAGTCATTCGAAACGGCGTACAAGAGCAACATACTGGAGGAAGAGGGCGAAATACTTCATCTCAACAGCATAGAAGAGGCATCAACATTATCATTTGCCAGCAAGGAATGGAACATACAGACAGGTTCATGCGAGATCGTTACTGTCGGCTTGCGCCGCTGA